CCCACTGTGGCGAAGTTAAAAGGAGGggttatgattttatttactttcttatGTTCCTCTGTAGCGTCGAATTTATTCATCTTACTGGTAATTATAGCCTGGGTAACTTATGTTACATTTTTACTGATTCATTACTTGGAGATGACGATTTTACATTGAAAACCTCTATCCCTATATCAATATTTGTATCCTCTTTGTTGTTCTATTTGATTTACTTCTGACTTGCGTCTTAGTTTTTACTTCATTATATTGttctgttttctaattttgagTCCCTACTCCTGGTTCTGATCAATGGCCCTTAATGGCACATGTTCAAAATATCGGAAGTTGTTGTACATATTTGAAATAAGGAGGATATTACTTGCTTGCAAACTTGGGGAAAATTGAGATTGTTCCACAAACCTATTCAGTTCAGCTGCaacaataaaactaaattagtataacattaattttgttatcacttataaacataatattgtatAGATGTCGAGGGAACAAGTGAAGAAAACCATGACGCTTGTGAAAAATCAGTGCATGCCCAAAAATGGTGTTACTAATggtatgtattaattattatttttttgtttaacaaaGGTAAACGATAGTAAATTaggaaaaaatccatagttggCTTACAACGGATATGAATagaataaacaaattacaacaACATGTGTAGTTAAATATAAGTCCTTACACACAACGCTGATTTTCTGTTAAATCTAAATCAAGTTTGATTATGATTACAATGTGTCTTGTAGAgcttacaaatatttaattaaagaagaaagaaaaatgttaatttaaaagcacgttaatatgaaaataaatagcTAATCTGCAGGGTAccaaacacaaaataataaagaaaagacAAGAAACAAATTGGTTCCTGGATGGATGAATTGGAAAAAAAACTAGGGCTTCATAATTATTTCTAGTAACAAATATCGGCCTTCATTCGTAGATGGGTCCATGATGATTAAGAAGGAaagagacagaaaaaaaaagaagaaacttgtatttttgtaaattcatttattgttttatgcaTGCACATTATCTGTTACAttctttatgtaaataaaaaggctattattattattgttattattaataatagtaataattatctGTATTCGCAGACGATGTTGGTGAGATCGAGCAAGGTGTTTTCATTGAAGAACATAATGTGATGTGCTATATTTCATGCATTTTCAAAAGTATTCAAGTCGTAAGTACTGTTTTACTTGGAAAAACTTCCATTTGTCGAGGAGTGAAGACATTCTTGAAGCcagacttcaaaaaggaggtggTTCAAATTCGACgcgtactttttttattttactacctgTTAATAAGGTTGTACCAAATAAAAAGATAAGATATTTATTGTCCCGGTctaaaatgtgtttatttcacggagtatgtttgtttgttttgtgagttttaaatattttatcgtcaAAGATTTTGATCTCGAGAAGACTACAAAATGTCTTTAACGCTTAAACTTCAAAGGGGAAACAGAACTCTCTGGCATCAAGGATGTGTTCATTTTTCCCATGTtgcgttaaaatcaaaataactgaaatacgtatttgaagtcggttccattttcatgttaaaaagatcatcttatttatttattttaattctttactgcacacaaaaaaataaagatacaaaaaattagaaaaaaaaaccacgcCACCGTGTCCTTTCGCTTGGCGGTTGTAGCGATCTATCTACTAATACAAATGTGCTCTTAAAACAGCAATAAGtgacatattattttaactctAAACAATATTTGTACAGGTCAGGAATAACAGACTGGACAAAGATTTAATAAACAGACAAATAGACGTCCTCTATCCTAAAGACATAAAAGATGCAGTCAAGACATCCGTTTCGAAGTGCTTCCCTGTGCGTAAGTATCGAAATGATCTATACCTCGTGTAAATAACATACGACTATACGTGTACGAATGCTTaactttttttgaattgtattaGTAGTCCCAAGGTGACGGAATCGCGACCCCGTACTAAAAAGTGCAGTATTagctcaggatcgtgacgtttggaagtccctacaaaagacccatgtcccgcagtggacgtccatcggctgatatgatgaatagTTGACGGATTGAGCAAATGACTAACCtgtaaatgtatgggaatgacagatctggatcacgtgacctgtcgatagcaaaagtcattcccatacatctttctagttttcgaagcgttagcgatcgtagaaagagaatcgacttgccacttggctagggggctgaTGTCCAGTATTAACTCATCGCCTAAAACGAGCAACTTCGCAGGGTCCTATGCGCGGCTCACCGCCCGTTAATTGAGGTATAAGATATAGAATAGAggcatatcttttaaatatgatcaatattcccgtGCCCCTCCAACTAgccggaaaagactgtgttaggagtgggtaagacAATAGGTAGTCTAAAGGGCGGGGATCGATCCACCACCTCTCAGCGATGAGTCTGACCCTTTAACGTTCAGCTCTTCTTCTTGTTATATTCTGGGCCtcttccgcacttggccaccaCCGTTGAGCTATGGaaacacagaacagaaaacgctgaAGCTAACGCTtataacggcctccgtggcgcagtggtatatgatgtgggatttacaagacggaggtcctaggttcgatcctcgACTGTgctgattaaggttttcataattggttcaagtctggctggtgggaggcttcggccatggctagttaccactctaccgccaaagacttaccgccaagctttacttagcgttccgctacggtgtcgtgtagaaaccgaattaTATAACAGtactgtttcttttttttacagaaGACTTATATGAAGATCCTTGCGAGGGAATTTTCTACGCTACAAGATGTCTGTACGCTGATAATCCAGCGAATTTTATCTTTCCATAAATTACCCATCAAGACCTAGCTAGCTAGCGTTTTGTTTAATAAGACACGTCTACTCCAATATACGTCTAATAAAGCTGTGTTCATATtgttatttcattaataaaagaaCATATAAGtttctgaaaatattaataaatgatttaattcaTACGcaattttttgttaatgtttaaCTCTGTGTGAATTAGCTTTATAGTCGCATAAGAACTAATTACAAGTTGCTAGCTGAATGCCTCTTAAATCATGCGTCCATTAAGAAAACAAATACATGTATAGAGGAAACAAAGTACAAATTACCATGAAATCCTGTAATTATTCGACCTCTATATCTGCGGAAGATTACAATGTTAGGTTCATTTTTTTCTGAACGTTTTCgtgtataatgtaaaaatgGATCGCATAGATTTTTCATTGTTGATAATTGTAACAGTTTTAGCTAGTGGAATTGATTCTGtaagttgaaaataaatttatttcatatatttatttttgaagaacgttttatttatttatataacgttattttttttttttttttttttttttttttttttttttatctccaACTAATCAATAATTTTAGAAGATGACAAATTGTTAcgtagagtaggtacctacaatataTTGAGTGGGTATCAATGTCCCTTTTCATTCTGAGTtgagactcatgctcaatagtgagcagaaaatgggttgataatgatgaatgtacGAAGTGCAGTGAATCTAAGGCCATATTGATTTCAGCCGACCCTTAAATGTTGTCTCATGGAGGTTTATTAAATACAATCActtagtattttgttttgtttcgtaCTGTTACTTCATAAtacattatgtaggtacctatcaaaacgatttttcatattttataacatattttttaaataattgttgttaCAATTCTCTCACAGGTTTCCTACCTGacgattattaaaattattatcatgatTACATGTAATTCCAAGTACCTACTTCATGCACGggtaaataactattatttaacgTTGATTCAGATATGTTTAAggttaattttatacttatctATCATCTCGAAAAAATGGACGGATAATAAAACAATGTGCCTTTGAGTTttgtactacgagtatataatttTGTTCTTTTTGATAAAAGATAAGAATATTAGctatatttttcaagtatttcCCTTTTCCTCGAtttcaaagaaagaaaataaatttattatttttttgttgtttaaaagaatatttgccatatcttttaaatattatataatataatattttataatattcccattcccctccaactagttgggaaagactgtgctaggagtgggtacgacaatagaccaacggggcggggatcgaacaaccacctctcggtgatagGCCGGCccctcttaccgttgagctattgaggctttaatgtAAGACTTACAGACCTACCCTAATGACATTCTTGTATGTGCAGCTCTGTTTGATTTACGAGATTTGGTCGTATCTAAATACTATGTTAAGATCTAATTGTTTTTAGGAAAAAACGGAATTCTTTTAGGATACATTCGTAGTGCGTCTCTCTGCTAAACCACGGCAGTATTTCATTCAACACATCTTATGATTGCtattacataaaaatggaaccgactttaaagacgtatttcagttattttgattttaacattaattaattaattacttaaccggtttcatgaaaattaaacgagaccaatctgaaagtattttctttcaaacaaaaaaagaattttcaaaattggtttataaatgacgtagttatgaggtaacaaacacaaaaaacttACACGTCGTATtgcgaacctcctccttttttttgaagtcggttataaaagTCAAACACCTCCACCTTTACAGATGACTagacaacaattaaaaaattcatcaaaaatgttaaaaaagagTTGCATGGGTAAAAACGACGTAACTGaaggtaatttttgttttattacgcttaattgtttttaaagagcaaaaaattaatgtttttgttttttaattcgtAGATTTAGTTGGCGATATCGAAAAGGGGAAGtttatagaagaaagaaatgtGATGTGCTACATTGCATGCATATATCAAATGTCCCAAATAGtacgtataataaaaaaatataaagatttttttttaaattaacgaaATAAATAACAGCGAGAAGAAATTTACAGAACAACTAGTACCGCAGGTGAATCCAAATTGTATGACTGactacattaaataatttaatttaatatattattcatttatttcaagaaataaattgaattaattttaatgtggAAACTTTTACGTGAATTAGTAAGCTTGCTGAAGCTTTGCTACGCTTAATGAAGGGTTAATTTTCTAAGAGATTTTTTTTCCTGTGTTACAGAGGTAAGACAAGCTGCtccttattaattatattaatgaaataattcctaaaaaaataactaagatAAGTACGGGTACAGGCCGTATTTTttacagccgcgtggcgcagtgggtaatgaccctgctttctgcatccacggccgtgggttcgattcccacaactggaaaatatttgtgtgatgagcatgggtgttttccagtgtctgtgtgtatttatacattatataagtatttatatgtagtatataattgtatattaatattataatattaactatcttagcacccataacacaagctactctgtatgcttactttggggctagatagtgatgtgtaatGTTTAAGTGTAagtaaaagagccgtgatagcccagtggatatgacctttgcctctgattccgaagggtgtgggttcgaatccggtccggggcatgcacctccaacttttcagttgtgtgcattttaagaaattaaatactacgtgtctctcaatcggtgaaggaaaacatcgtgaggaaacctgcataccagagaattatcttaattctctgcgtgtgtgaagtctaccaatccgcattgggccagcgtggtggactattggccttaccctattctgagaggagactcgagctcagcagtgagcagaatatgggttgataacgacgaatgtttaagtatatttatttatttatttattatttatttatttatttatttatttttgcctAAATCTTATCTTTTCGGTAGCTGCTTATATTAACCTTGATATTAAAAAGGaatttaactaatattaaatCGCAATTGTAGTACGCAAAACTGGAATGTAGCCTATAATAAGTTACATTGAAATACTAACATAACAATGTTACAATAATTAAGATATTTTCCATATCACAGTCATTATGGAACTGCACGATATTTCTGTTGTTATGTGTATTGAGTAATACAAAAGTTTTCCATGAGGTAGATCAGGTAGATCTTGGCCCAAGTAATCAGTGCGATGACGTTAATGCATCATTTGTATTAAATCATATTATGACTAGtagactagtggacgcccgcgacttcgtccgcccataGACCATTTTAATCCAGccattacagtagtatcgctgtaaaaatggagtaacttctcccattttcacgacatttcccttcactgctctgctcctattgatcgtagcgcgatgaaaagtatactataacctgaacaggagtatgaaaaataattgtatctaccaagtttcgttaaactccgtcgagtagtttttgtttctataacgaaaatatagacagacagacgaaaattttactgattgcatttttggcatcagtatcgatcactaataccccctgatagttattttggaaatatatttcatgtacagaattgacctctctacagatgtAAATTGTaggtatagatattattaaaccACTAGCTTATAATAAGACtcagaaactaatgtacaattggcggtcttatcgctaaagagcgatctcttccagacaaccactgtggaagagaaaaaacgTAGGCACAGATTCGGGTATacatacacaaaaaataagacaaagttaagtaatttaaatacatattcctaaatacataaataataaataatatacaatataacatACCTATGTTAATGTCaatgaacataaaaaaatagtattatactCACTGCTTAATTACGAcgattgtaatataataattaaaactatgaCACCAGCTTCGTAAACCACAGATATGGTACTAATATACCATAAAACATAGATGTGTTAATTACaatgaacataaaaaaatagtattatactCACTGCTTAATTACGAcgattgtaatataataattaaaactatgaCACCAGCTTCGTAAACCACAGATATGGTACTAATATACCATAAAACATAGATGTGTTAATTACaatgaacataaaaaaattaacttaaggTATGTCTGTTTATCTGTTACCTTTCACAGTTACGAGTAAACcacagaaccgatttggatgtaatttggtatagagataaattagaccttggagcagaacataggctactttttattccggaaaaatccgttGTTCCtacaggatttgtaaaaaacagaatttcccATCCGCTAAtagtttacataataatttaaagatttttttcagataaaaaataataaacttaattacgAGGCTTCAGTGAAGCAGGTGGATATGATGTTTCCACCTGAAATGAAGGACGCCATGAAAGCTTCAATTGAAAAATGTAAAGATATTTGTAAGTAAAGCTTTCCCTAACAAtagttaaagttcattttagttttagaagATAAATTATGCAATTGTATGTTGCACTTTGAACAAcaattacgagtacctactgtACTATAAGCTGTAATAATTGTTCTACTAGGAAGCTATAAATTTATGATGACTTTAATCACAGAACAAGTATATATTTAATCACAGTAAGCTAAAGTATCACAGGGATCTATAATAGTTAGGTACCTATCTTCTATTATGTTCGTTATATCTTTGTTTTTGAATGAATTTAGAGTAATTCTTATTCAAAATATGGGAATTAGAAAAACATAAAGCGTGACACCAGACTATCTGTAGGCCTCAGATGATCACCACGATgagacgagagaaagacaaaatatgtcgaccaatagcagtgGACACCGTAATATCGTGCATTCTTTCGTCGCGTTTCTTAGGTCTACTGAAAGACAAAATTCGTAGGAGAACTAAAAAGATCAACATAGCGTTTAATACCTTACTAAGAGATGTTACAGATgactcgcggtttcacccgcgtagtcctgttcccgtagaaaaaTGGAGATTAaacctatgacattcacaaattgATCTGTATTTTATATCTTTTCAGCCAAAAAATACAAAGACATTTGTGAAGCATCGTACTGGACCGCGAAGTGCATTTACGAAGACAATCCgaagaattttatatttgcataatttgattttttttaaataaaatatatcaaatgaaaatttattgaaaatcattcaaattcaaaattcatttatttcaagtaggctcagtttacaaacacttttgatacgtcagttgactatttgtaatgattctaccaccggttcggaaggctggttctgctgagcaaataactcaacagttgctcttttaaaaaatcatgaaatattataatttacaatttatgacattacaatttcttatagttttagttttagtttctgtgtgaaggtggaagctgatctaatggcctccaagcatctttatcattgaggaactctggggatcttgttatagaattGCAGTTGAGAATGTAATGTGAATACTTTTCGATCTAGCTCCTTATTGACCTTTCTACTAGGTATAGAACGGCCAGGCATACGtagaggtctgcatccatagATACGTAGTCTAGTCCCTTGGACTCGTAAGAAGCGTTTCTACTCTTCGTTCCTGGTCCGCACTGCGatgttatggaatgcccttccagcttgcgttttccctaccacctaaaCCTATAACATCGGTaaatcaagagtgaataggcatcttttaggcaatcgcgttccaccttagactgcatcatcgcttactgtcaaacgtaaaaaataaacaaacataagtACTTAAGTACAAAGTATAATAATTGGCGCATATTTGTGTTAAACTTAGGGAACATTGAACAACGCAAATTTAGCTATAACATGcttgtaaataattatcatGTCTGTGAATGGTTGCTAGACAAAGGCTCGCAGACATGATAATTGTTGGTAAATGTTAGTGCAAGCAGATTTCAATATTaactctaaataatttaacaacatttttCTGATTGCTTGCAGATGGTCGGTCGGTTGTGGATAATATCTTATCTGCAACTCTGATGTCTTATCTACCTCGACCTAGGTTCCGAAACTAGGACCGACCATCCGAAACGACATAGGATAACCACGGGATCTACGAGGCGGTTAGCAAAAGTAAACAATtggttcaaaattcaaattatttatatttcaaattcagtttattttatGGTATACCTTTTACGGTTTTTGATATTCGAAAACGATTTTGtgcttacataatatatttcatgcTAAAGGTATGTTGCAGTATAATTACTTACATCCAGTTGAGATCGCATGCCATGATTCTATACATATGTATACAGTGGGTAACTGTCGCAAATTATAAAGAACTTGTTCTATTGTTATTGCTTGTTCATTCTGAAAATGTAGATATAGTCAGATGTAGCTTGAATAGAGGAATTCCTCATTAGTTATTAGTGCACtgtgtttttcatattttaaactagaTGCGCCACGCGGTGCTATCCgctaataagtaggtatgtaatttttccgggataaaaagttatttatacttCCGGAAtttgtagcctatgtgttaatccaggtaataatctatctccattcaaaatttcatctaattcggttcagtagtcgctgcgtgaaagagtaacaaacattcataccttCGTAAACatcaggttttcacaaatctcgggaaactataaatttttcgggataatataatattcctaTGTGctaatctattttcattttaaatttcatcattacagagtaacaaacatctatacaaacttctgcgtttatgatattttttttattctttacaagatagcccttgattacaatctcacctgatggtaagtgacgatgcaatctaagatggaagcgggctaacttgataggag
This sequence is a window from Bicyclus anynana chromosome 16, ilBicAnyn1.1, whole genome shotgun sequence. Protein-coding genes within it:
- the LOC112056390 gene encoding uncharacterized protein LOC112056390, which gives rise to MYRLRGISLCVFFIMNIHFSHEMSREQVKKTMTLVKNQCMPKNGVTNDDVGEIEQGVFIEEHNVMCYISCIFKSIQVVRNNRLDKDLINRQIDVLYPKDIKDAVKTSVSKCFPVQDLYEDPCEGIFYATRCLYADNPANMTRQQLKNSSKMLKKSCMGKNDVTEDLVGDIEKGKFIEERNVMCYIACIYQMSQIIKNNKLNYEASVKQVDMMFPPEMKDAMKASIEKCKDISKKYKDICEASYWTAKCIYEDNPKNFIFA